TGGCGGTCAGCGCAGACCAGATCATAATCGCCCCGAAGGCGAGGAAGATGATGCCGGTCAGCATGCGTCCACGCTTTGCATGTTCGGGCTTGCTCAGGAGCCGCACCGCCTGTCGCGCTCCGATCGCGTAGCCCCCGAGAATGACGAATTTCACGACCACGAATGTTGAAACCAAAAGGGCCAAGACAGCCGTTCCGCTGCCAGCCGGAAGAAACTGGGGAAACAGCGCGGCAAAGAACAGTACGGCCTTGGGATTGCTGATGCCAACGCCGAAGGAGTTGATCCAAAGCGCCAATCCACTTTGTTCGTGGATGGTCTTTTGTGCCGACGGATGTGGTTGCGGGGGCGCGGCGCGTAGAAAGGTCAAACCGAGCCAGATGATGTAAAAAGCTCCGGCAAGGCGCAGTGTGAGAAAGGCGGCAGGATAGGTTTGGAGCAGCGCCCCCAATCCGACGACGGACAGCGTGGCCAGCAGCGCGATTGCGACTAGATCGCCGCTGAGCGCGCCCAGTGCGCGCCGCCAGCCGTGGGCGACGGCGTTGTTCACGATGAACAACGTAGAGGGGCCAGGCGTCGCGGTCTGGACGGCGCTGACAATCACGAATGTAAGGTAGGCAGAAAGGTCCATATCACTCACCGAGCAAAGGGTTGATGTAGGATTGGGCGCAGTAGGCTCAGCGCCTTCGGGTTCAAAGATGGTGCGGACAGGCAGGCCCGCGCGGTCAATCGCTGGATATCTGCAGGGTTTTGCACAATGCCTGGCATGCAAGGGCCTGTGTCGGTCGAAACGGGGGGGCACCAAACAAGTGCCCGGTTGGTAAAGGAACGAAAGCACGGTTGGAATGCGCCCGTCCTCAGTATTGGCGACATCGGTGCCGGTCAGGCGCCGTGACATGGCGCAGGACGCCGGGCACATGGCAGCTTAGGGCGACCGGCTTGTTCGCCCCGAGACAGCTTTCGATCAGCGCACGCGCGTTCGCCTGTTTGGCCGTGTTCGTAACGAGCCTGTTGGCCTCTCTATCCGCCTTGAACCGCCGCGTCTGGCCGGTCTGGATGTCGGGCGGCTGCCCGCCCTATTGAGAGGCCAAGGCGATCTCGGCATCTGCGTCCGTAAACGCGTAAGAGGGGGCGGCCAGGCGCTTCGTCATCCCCGCCGAGGTTAGGCGGCGACGCTTGGAACCTCTGTGTTGAGCAGCTGCTGTTCCCACAGATAGGCGATGGCGCTGCCGCCAAGATGGTCCCTTAGGGCGTCGTTAAGAGCGATTGCAGTCTCGGCCCGGGCCCAGTCGCGCTGCCATTCCGATGCCAGTGCCAGCCAAGTCATCATGTTGATGCCGCCCGCGATCATCCGCTGAATAGCGACCTCATGAGCCTCGACCGACGTGCCACCAGACGCGTCGGTGATGACGGTCACGTCCCAGCCTTCGCCCGCCGCCTGGAGTGCGGGCATTGCCACGCAGATCTCTGTCCAGAGACCGGCGATAACCAACTGCTTGCGGCCGGTCGCCTTGACCGCTTCCACGACCTTCGGATCTTCCCAGGTGTTGATTGTCGTGCGGTCGATCACCTCTTGGTTGGGGAACACTTCGCTGACATGGGGGAAGAGGTCGCCACCCCGGGCGGCGATGACGGTTGTCAGGATTGTGGGCACGCCGAATACCTTTGCGCATTTGGCCAGTGCGGTGGTGTTGTTCACCACCATGTGCGGGTCGTGGCTATTGAGGTTTGCGAGTTGATAGGGCTGATGGTCGATCAGAACGAGGACCGAATCCTCGGGTCGAAGAAGCGAGTCGAGGCCGTTGCGGAAGGTCATGATATCATCCTTTGCGTATGAGAAAGAGGTGAGTCCTGATGACAAAAACTATAGAAGATGCCTGAGGAGTGCGGCGCGGGAACTGCCGCGACAGTGCCGATCTTGCTGTGATGTCGCTTTTGCCAAGCGCGCTTGCCTTGCTGAACGCAAACTGCAAAAGGCTTGTGCACCGCAACTTTGTGGTTGGTCGGGATGCCGGACAATGCCGAGATCTGTCGGCTGTCGGGGGCCGAACGGGTTCGTCAGAACCGGCCACCGTCGATCCGGATGAAGATTTGGATGACCTCGCACGCGCCCCATAGCGGTCGTCCGGCGCGGCCTGCTCTGAGGGCGAGACCGTAGTCGCGGTGGCCAGATGCGTCCGCAGAAGGGCGCTCGACCGAAACAGCCCCAGTCTCGCGGCTCTGTTTCTCAGGCACGGATCAGAAAGGCCGCAAGATCGGCACCTTCGCGACAGCTTCGGCGCTGCAGGGCATAAGGGCGCTCGCTAGAGTTTACCCATTGCCGTTCCGCGATCCACGAACTCCTGCGCCATCTTCAACTCGATGTGATTTCGCTGGTCGTTGGTCTTGTGATCGGCGTGACCAGTGGCGCTTTGTTGGTCCCTTCAACGCGCCTGCGCTTGATGTCTGTCCGTTCACGCTTCACGGCGCGACGACCAGCGGCAGCATTGTGTTTCAACTCACAAAGGAGATACGACCGTGCCCAATACCCTGAAAACCCTGACCGCCGCAGCCTTGGCCGGCAGTGTCGCCTTCGGCGTCAATGCCAACCCCGTCCCTAACATCGTCCTTGTCCACGGTGCATTCGCCGACGGATCCGGGTGGCGCGGGGTCTATGATGAGCTGACCGCGCGTGGCTATGATGTGAGCATCGTACAAAACCCGCTGACCTCTTTCGCCGACGATGTCTCGGCAACCCAGCGCGTGCTGAACAGGCAGGACGGCGCGGTCATTCTCGTCGGCCACTCCTATGGCGGCAGCGTGATCACCGAGGCCGGCACCGATCCGAAGGTTGTCGGCCTCGTCTATGTCGCCGCATTCGCGCCCGAGGTCGGCCAATCCACGCTTGATCAGTACTCCGAGATCCCGCCGCCTCCGAATTTTGTGCCCGAAGAGCAGCCGGACGGCTTTGCCTACCTGAATGCCGACCACTTCCATGCTGGCTTTGCAGGTGACACCGATGAGGCCGAGGCGGCGTTTCTGCGTGATGCTCAAGTGCCAATCGCGATGGCCGCACTTGCAGCGCCGGTGACTGTCGCTGCCTGGAAGACCAAGCCCAGCTGGTTTGTCGTCGCCACCGAGGACGGTGCCATCGCGCCAGATCTCCTTCGCAGCACTGCCCGTCGGATCGGCGCCGAGACCACTGAGGTACGCGGCAGCCATGTCGTGTTCCTGACGCAGCCGAAGGCGGTTGCCGACGTGATCGATGCGGCAGCCAAGGGGGCGGCAGAGGCCGTCCAAGGCACGGATGCCGGGGCCACGGCTGCTTCGACGAAGTGAGGTGGAAAGACGCTATGCGTCTCAATGCGCGACCTCGGTTCGGGGTGCAAAGATGATGCACTGCCCAATGCGAAAATCTGAATTTGGGATGCTCGAAGTTAAAAGGGTGGCGCGATAGGCTGACGAATAATCTCAAGTGCGGGACGCAAAAGAAGAGCTATGTCTGCGTCGGGGTCAGATAGCAGCCTGCGCAGAGTGGACACATCGTGCGTTGTGGTCGCGTGTCCGGCACCGGGGTTTATCGCCATTCGACAATCAGCTTGCGAGCCTGCATGGACCGTTTCGCCCTCTCGCACGCGGGCAAGCGGGACATGCAGGTCGCGGGTGTGGCAGCCAAAGTAGATAGGCAATTCGAAGAGATCGGCCGCGTAGTCAAAGTGTTTCGGGGTATGACCGTTGAGGCCACCAAAGGGGTCGCCCGTCGCATCACCAGTGCCGACAAGGCCGCCCGACAGGCCACCCACGGCCTTCAGTTGCCGCCCGCCCGCTTAGGGTGCGAACAATGCAGCACCGGCCGGAACAAGGGCCGCGCCGCAGTCGAAGGTTTCGTTGGTCTCGGCCCCCGGCTGTGCAGGAGCACGAGGGCTAGCTAGGCCCGCGCCGTTGGATGCGGCCAGCACTGTGTGGATCGTCCGTCATATATGCCCGGACAGTGGCGGGAGAATGCGCTCGATGCGCGCGCGGTACGGTTCGTAACGCGTGGGGAGCATCAGGTTGCGGCCCAGTGCCTCCTCCGGCTCGTCGATGGCAAAACCCGGCGGGTCCGTGGCGATCTCAAAGAGCACGCCGCCCGGTTCGCGAAAGTAGATCGCCTTGAAATACTGGCGGTCGATGATCGGCGTCACGTCGAGCCTCGCGGCACGCAGGCGCTCCTGCCAGTTGCGCTGCTCTTCGGTGTTGCGGGCGCGGAAGGCGACGTGGTGGATGGTGCCCGCGCCCTGTCGGGCGGTCGTTGTGCCATCGTCGCGCACGAGATCAATGACGCTGCCCATTTCTCCGCCCGGCGCGCGCAGGCGCAGGCGCGACAGGCCGGGGCCGGTCTCCTCGCCAAGCTCTTCGTAGCCCATGATCCCGGTCAGGAGCCGCGCGGTCGGCTCTGGATCGGCAAGGCGTAGCGTGACCGAATGAAAGCCGCCGGACGCCATGTCGACGGTCTCGGCGATTTCGATGGACAGTTGGTCGGGGTCGGCGAGCGTGATCACCCTGGCACCAAACCGCTCCTCCGGCCCGTCAAAGTTGACATCGCCCTGCGCCAAAAGGTCCACCCATGCGTCAAGGCCCGCTGCATCAAAGGCGTAGGCCACGGCAGAGGCCATGCCGTTACCCGCCTGTCCGGGTCCGGAACCGATGAAGGGAAAGAAGGTCATGATAGTCCCCGGCGTTCCGGCGCGGTCCCCGTAGTAAAGATGATACGTGCCGGGATCGTCAAAGTTGACCGTCTTCTTCACCAACCGCTGGCCAAGCGTGCCGGTATAGAAATCGAGATTGGTCTGCGGGGCAGAGCAGATGGCGGTGACGTGGTGCAGCCCCGGGATGGCGGTCATGTCTGGTGATCCTCACGGCCCGTGGCGCGTTGCTGGGGACTGTTCGTCTCGGGCAGCGGGATGAATTCCGCCTCGTCGCCGGGCACAGTGTCGAAGCGGCCGCGCCGCCATTCCTCCTTAGCCTGCTCAATGCGTTCGGGGCGCGAAGAGACGAAGTTCCACCAGATGTAACGCGGGCCCTCCATTGGCTCGCCGCCAAAAAGCATCAAGCGAGCGTCGCGCTCGGCCGTGATCACCGCCTCGGCGCGCGGAGCGAGGATCAGCAAGGTCCCAGGCTCGTGGGTCTTTCCATCGACAGCGATCGGGCCGGTCAGGATGTAGAGTGCGCGCTCGTCATGCGTGGCCTCCACGCGATAGGTCCCGCCCGCCGCCAGAGCGATGTCGGCATAGAGCGTCTCAGAAGCCGTCGCGAGTGGCGAGCGCACGCCGTGGAGCGCGCCCGCAATCAGGCGGAGAGTCAGCGCGCCGTCCTCGATGGTCGGCAGGTCCGGCTCACCATGATGGATGAAGGCCGGATCGGATTCTTCTGCCGCAGCCGGTAGCGCCATCCAGGTCTGCAACCCAAATAGCCGCTGCCCGGTGCGCTTGAGCTCGGGCGCGGTCCGCTCGGAGTGGACGATCCCGCGGCCCGCGCGCATCCAGTTCACGGCACCGGGACGGATCGCCTGTTCGGTTCCGAGACTGTCACGGTGCAGGATCTCACCCTCCAAGAGATAGGTTACAGTCGCGAGGTTGATGTGCGGATGCGGCCGTACATCA
The nucleotide sequence above comes from Roseovarius mucosus. Encoded proteins:
- a CDS encoding LysE family translocator; protein product: MDLSAYLTFVIVSAVQTATPGPSTLFIVNNAVAHGWRRALGALSGDLVAIALLATLSVVGLGALLQTYPAAFLTLRLAGAFYIIWLGLTFLRAAPPQPHPSAQKTIHEQSGLALWINSFGVGISNPKAVLFFAALFPQFLPAGSGTAVLALLVSTFVVVKFVILGGYAIGARQAVRLLSKPEHAKRGRMLTGIIFLAFGAIMIWSALTAT
- a CDS encoding hydrolase, with amino-acid sequence MTFRNGLDSLLRPEDSVLVLIDHQPYQLANLNSHDPHMVVNNTTALAKCAKVFGVPTILTTVIAARGGDLFPHVSEVFPNQEVIDRTTINTWEDPKVVEAVKATGRKQLVIAGLWTEICVAMPALQAAGEGWDVTVITDASGGTSVEAHEVAIQRMIAGGINMMTWLALASEWQRDWARAETAIALNDALRDHLGGSAIAYLWEQQLLNTEVPSVAA
- a CDS encoding alpha/beta hydrolase; its protein translation is MPNTLKTLTAAALAGSVAFGVNANPVPNIVLVHGAFADGSGWRGVYDELTARGYDVSIVQNPLTSFADDVSATQRVLNRQDGAVILVGHSYGGSVITEAGTDPKVVGLVYVAAFAPEVGQSTLDQYSEIPPPPNFVPEEQPDGFAYLNADHFHAGFAGDTDEAEAAFLRDAQVPIAMAALAAPVTVAAWKTKPSWFVVATEDGAIAPDLLRSTARRIGAETTEVRGSHVVFLTQPKAVADVIDAAAKGAAEAVQGTDAGATAASTK
- a CDS encoding ring-cleaving dioxygenase translates to MTAIPGLHHVTAICSAPQTNLDFYTGTLGQRLVKKTVNFDDPGTYHLYYGDRAGTPGTIMTFFPFIGSGPGQAGNGMASAVAYAFDAAGLDAWVDLLAQGDVNFDGPEERFGARVITLADPDQLSIEIAETVDMASGGFHSVTLRLADPEPTARLLTGIMGYEELGEETGPGLSRLRLRAPGGEMGSVIDLVRDDGTTTARQGAGTIHHVAFRARNTEEQRNWQERLRAARLDVTPIIDRQYFKAIYFREPGGVLFEIATDPPGFAIDEPEEALGRNLMLPTRYEPYRARIERILPPLSGHI
- a CDS encoding pirin family protein; the protein is MSWSPCPDPTLGDAESVDAIETVIVPRAVDLGEMTVRRALPSTARQMVGPFIFFDQMGPAEFLTDQGIDVRPHPHINLATVTYLLEGEILHRDSLGTEQAIRPGAVNWMRAGRGIVHSERTAPELKRTGQRLFGLQTWMALPAAAEESDPAFIHHGEPDLPTIEDGALTLRLIAGALHGVRSPLATASETLYADIALAAGGTYRVEATHDERALYILTGPIAVDGKTHEPGTLLILAPRAEAVITAERDARLMLFGGEPMEGPRYIWWNFVSSRPERIEQAKEEWRRGRFDTVPGDEAEFIPLPETNSPQQRATGREDHQT